GCGGCGATTCTCGACGAGGCCGCGGCGAAACTCGCCGCGACCGCCCGCGCGGCCGGTGACGGGCCGGTGGCGATGGTCGGCGGCCTGGCCGCTGTGCCGGCGCTGCGCAAGCGGCTCAATCTGGTCCCGGCCGCTGGCGATGCGCTGCAGGGAACACTGCGGCTGGGACCGATTCATGAACCGCACCTGATCCGGCTGCGCGCTAAAGCCACCCGCAACCGCCTCGACACGCTGGCGACCGAGGCGGCCCGACCCGACCTGGACGACCTCGACACCCGTCCGGTCGCAGACGTCGTCGCACTGCTCGTCGCCGCCGAGAAGGAGGCCCACGACGCCATCGCGGTGGCACTCCCGCAGATCACGGCGGCGGCCGAACGGATCGCCGAACGGCTTGATGCCGGCGGCCGGCTCATTTACGCCGGCGCCGGCACGCCCGGCCGACTCGGCGTACTTGACGCGGCCGAGTGCGGGCCGACCTTCGACACCGACCTCGTCCGTGGGGTGATCGCCGGCGGCCCGGCGGCGATCACGCATGCGATCGACGGGGCCGAAGACGTGTTCGACCCGGCCGATCTTGCGGACCTGACCGCGGTCGACGCCGTGGTCGGAATCACCGCATCCGGCCGCACGCCGTATGTGCTCGGCGCACTCGACCATGCCCGCAAGTCGGGTGCGCTGACCGTCGCGATCGTCAACAACGCCGGTAGCGAGGCCGCCGCCGACATCACGATCGAGCTGTTGACCGGACCCGAGGTGCTGGCCGGGTCCACCCGGCTGACCGCGGGGACGGCTCAAAAGGTGGTGCTCAACACGCTCTCGACGAGCGTGATGATCGCCCTGGGCAAGGTGTACGGACCACGGATGGTCGACGTGCGCGCGACCAACGCGAAGCTGCGCCGCCGCACGGTCCGGATCGTGCGCGATGCCGCCGGCGTCGACGAAGAAGCGGCCGGCGCCGCGTTGGCCGCCGCAGACGGTCACGCCAAGACGGCGATCGTCGCGCTGCTGGCCGGCGTAGGCCCGGCCGAAGCCGCGAACCGGCTGGAACGAGCGCGGGGCCGGGTGCGCGATGCGGTGGCTGGCAGGTGTGATGCGTAGGGCGATAGCGGCGGTCCTGCTCGCGTTCGTCGCGGCCTGTTCGCATGACAAGCCCGCGCACCCGGCAGCAACTGCCCCCACGCAGCCGACGCGGGTATTGAGCCCCAGCAGCGCGCCGCCGGCCAAGCCGCCCGAGACACCCACCCCACCCGCGTTCGCACCGGTCTCGAAGTTGATCGACGACGCGATCGCGGCGGAGAAGTTGCCCGGGGCTGTGCTCCAAATCGGGCACGGCGGCGAGATCGCTTTTCATCACGCGTACGGCGTACGCAGACTCGCCAGTGAACCCGGGTTGGATGGATCGCGGTCTCCTGCGGATCCGATGACCGAAGACACCATCTTCGACCTGGCGTCGCTGACGAAGATCCTGGCCACGGCCACGGCCGTCATGCAGTTTTTCGAACGGGGCATGGTCGCATTCGACGATCCGGTGCAGCAGTATCTGCCCGACTTCAACCCGGCGAACGATCCGCGGCGGGCGAAGGTGACGATTCGCATGTTGTTGACCCACACCTCGGGTGAGACCGGAGATGTCGAGCTCAAGGATCCGTGGGGACTCGAGCACACCGATAAGGCGGAAGGGCTGCACCGCGCGCTGACGACCCCGTTGGAGTCCGAACCCGGTACTGGCTTCCGCTACTCCGACATCAACTTCATCCTGCTCGGCGCGCTGGTGGAGAAGCTCAGCGGCGAGCCCGAAGACGTCTACGTTCAGCAGCAAGTATTCGAGCCGCTCGGCATGGCCGAGACTCGCTACCTGCCGGTGGCGAAAGCATGCGGTCCGCACACCGTTCGTGGGGCGGCGATCGGTTGGGCGCCGCTCTCTGGGTCGGTGGTCGACTGTCCAGCGGATTCCTGGTCCACCGATCTGTTGCCGCGTATCGCGCCGACGGCGCGCGACGAAGAGAGCAGAGCCGACCCCGCTAAGAATCCCGACATCGACCATCTGCTGTGGGGCACCGTGCACGACACGACGGCGCGGCGGATGGGTGGAGTGGCCGGGCATGCCGGCGTGTTCTCGACGGCACGCGATGTCGGTGTCTTCGCGCAGGCGCTGCTGGACCGGCTGGCGGGCCGGCAGAGCAGCTTCCCGTTGACGCAGGCGACGTTGCAGCTGATGACGTCGCCGCAGCAGCCCGGCCACACCGCTCAGCAGGTCGAGGCGGCCAACGCCGCTACCCGTGACGCCGTCGCCAAGAGACCGAACAGCAGGGATGCGCTGCTGGCTCCGCGGTATCCGGCGATCCCGGGGCAGAACCTGCGCGGCTTCGGCTGGGACATCGACACCGGCCAGTCCACGACCCGGGGCATGGTGTTTCCGATCGGCAGCTTCGGGCACACCGGCTTTACCGGGACCTCGGTGTGGATCGACCCGGCCTCCGATACCTACGTGGTCTTGCTGTCCAATTCGATCCACACGCGTGGCAGCCCACCGATGTCGAACCTGCGGGGCGAGGTCGCGACGACGGCGGCCCGTGCCCTGGGGCTCTGAACCGTCAGGGCCGTTCGAAGTGCTGATAGTCGGGCGTTCGCCAGTAGCCGCCCCACTGCCAGCCGCGATCGGTGAAGGCGCGCTCGGCCGGGTCTCCGTCGTGCAGCAGTCCCGGGTCGGTGCGGCCGCGGTCCAGGTAGACCGCCGCGTTCTGTGGTTCGAAGTAGCCGCTGGTGTACAGGCATGGGTTGATCAGGGGATTGATGTCGATGGCTCGGCCGTAGGCGTGGGGTGACCAGTCGCCGCTGCCGGGGATGCGTCGGCAATTGAACGCCGAGGTGTTGTTGTCTTCCATCGACAACTCGTCGTCGGCGTCCGAGTAGTTGTCGACGGTGCGCATCTTGTCGACGGGATATCCCAGCCGCTGCAGCTGGCCGAAGATGGCGATGACGTCGGGCACCAGGTCTTCGTGTACGACCAGGGCGCCGCGGTGGGTCTGGCCGTCGAAGCCGACATAGCCCACCTCGACGCGTCGCAATTGCTGGGGTTGCACGGGGCACTCCGGCCGCCAGGTCGTGCCGAGATCCGCGGCGGTGACCGGCTGCGCGGCCGCGGCAGCGGGCGGCCGCGACGCGCTGGGAGAGGAACTGAGTGAGGTAGCCGTGGTCACTGACGAGGACGTTGTCGATGCGGGCGGAGCCGCGGGTTGCGGTGCGGTGGCGCAATGGACTAGCGGCACCGCCGCTGCCAGCAGCCAGGCCGGCAGGGCGACGCGCCGCCGCAATGACATCAATTCAGATTCGCGGTCCCGGTCTCAGGTCAGGTCAGCACGAGCGCGGGGACGTCAGGCTTGTGGACGATTTCGTTGGGCACCTTGAATAGGTCGATCATGTTGCCGCCCATTACCTTTCGGATACCTTCGTCGTCCAGGCCGTGCTTTTCGAGGTCGTCGACCAGGTTGATCGGGTCGGACAATCCCTCCGGGTGCGGCCAGTCGGAGCCGAACATGACGCGATCGATGCCGCACAGGTCGGAGATCTTCTTGAAGTCGTCCTCCCAGAACGGCGCGACGTAGACGCAGCGCTTGAACGCCTGGATCGGGTCTTCGGGGAACTCTTGCGGCATCTTCGAGTAGACGCCCTTGAATTGGTAGAAGAGGTATGGCACCCAGGAGGCACCGTTCTCGACAGACAGGACGCGCAGGTTGGGGTTGCGGGTGAGCGCGCCGTGGCAAACTAGCGCGGCCATGGTGTCTTCGATGGGCCGCTTGCCCATTGCGACCATCCGGAACGCGGTGGGCTTGAACGGCTTGTATTCGTCGCCGGGCTCCCAGTCGTTGAGGTACTCGGCGTAGCCGCTGTCCGAGGCATGCATCGACACCGGGATGCCCGCCTTGACGCAGGCATCCCAGAATGGATCGAATTCGGGCAGTCCGAGCGAGCGGGTGCCGCGGTAGCCGGGCACCGGCGCGGGCCGGACCAGCACGGTCTTGGCGCCGCGCTGCAGACACCAGTCGAGTTCTTCGAGTGCGCGATCGACGATGGCCAGGTTGATCACCGGCGTGGAGAAGATGCGGTCCTCGTAGTTGAACTGCCAGGTCTCATACATCCACTGGTTCAGTCCGTGGATGATGTCCAGGATCAATTCCGGGTCGTCCTTGAGGCGTTCCTCGACCAGCGAGGCCAGCGTCGGGAACATCAGTGTGTAGTCCAGGCCGAGCGAGTCGAGAACCTCGAGACGTGCCGCGGGGTTGCGGAACGCCGGGATGGCCTTCATCGGCTTGCCCATCACCTCACGGAAGCTCTTGCCGCCGCTACCGTGCCGGAAGTACTCCTCTTGTGCCCCGGGCCGGGCGACAACCTCGAAAGTTGGGTTGGGGATGTAGTCGCTGACCACGTTGCGAACCATGATTTTGGTGCGGCCCCGGACGTCGATGTAGTCGATGACACCTTTGCGGTGCTCGGGCAGGAATTGAGTCAGCGCTTCCTTGGGCTCGTAGAAGTGGTTATCGGCGTCGAACACCGGGTAGGGAAGGTGGCGTGACGGCATGGCTGTCTCCTGGCAATATTGATGGCTCTGGTAATGAGATTACCACTTCTGTCCGCGATGCAACCCCGGTATTCGTCATGCTTCCGCTCGAATTGACTAGCCGAGAATGTCGTTACCGAAGCGGAAGCGATTCCGGCGTAATCTCAGCCGGCGGCCTGCAGGGTGATCT
The nucleotide sequence above comes from Mycobacterium vicinigordonae. Encoded proteins:
- the murQ gene encoding N-acetylmuramic acid 6-phosphate etherase; amino-acid sequence: MRAKATRNRLDTLATEAARPDLDDLDTRPVADVVALLVAAEKEAHDAIAVALPQITAAAERIAERLDAGGRLIYAGAGTPGRLGVLDAAECGPTFDTDLVRGVIAGGPAAITHAIDGAEDVFDPADLADLTAVDAVVGITASGRTPYVLGALDHARKSGALTVAIVNNAGSEAAADITIELLTGPEVLAGSTRLTAGTAQKVVLNTLSTSVMIALGKVYGPRMVDVRATNAKLRRRTVRIVRDAAGVDEEAAGAALAAADGHAKTAIVALLAGVGPAEAANRLERARGRVRDAVAGRCDA
- a CDS encoding serine hydrolase domain-containing protein, translated to MRRAIAAVLLAFVAACSHDKPAHPAATAPTQPTRVLSPSSAPPAKPPETPTPPAFAPVSKLIDDAIAAEKLPGAVLQIGHGGEIAFHHAYGVRRLASEPGLDGSRSPADPMTEDTIFDLASLTKILATATAVMQFFERGMVAFDDPVQQYLPDFNPANDPRRAKVTIRMLLTHTSGETGDVELKDPWGLEHTDKAEGLHRALTTPLESEPGTGFRYSDINFILLGALVEKLSGEPEDVYVQQQVFEPLGMAETRYLPVAKACGPHTVRGAAIGWAPLSGSVVDCPADSWSTDLLPRIAPTARDEESRADPAKNPDIDHLLWGTVHDTTARRMGGVAGHAGVFSTARDVGVFAQALLDRLAGRQSSFPLTQATLQLMTSPQQPGHTAQQVEAANAATRDAVAKRPNSRDALLAPRYPAIPGQNLRGFGWDIDTGQSTTRGMVFPIGSFGHTGFTGTSVWIDPASDTYVVLLSNSIHTRGSPPMSNLRGEVATTAARALGL
- a CDS encoding M15 family metallopeptidase — encoded protein: MSLRRRVALPAWLLAAAVPLVHCATAPQPAAPPASTTSSSVTTATSLSSSPSASRPPAAAAAQPVTAADLGTTWRPECPVQPQQLRRVEVGYVGFDGQTHRGALVVHEDLVPDVIAIFGQLQRLGYPVDKMRTVDNYSDADDELSMEDNNTSAFNCRRIPGSGDWSPHAYGRAIDINPLINPCLYTSGYFEPQNAAVYLDRGRTDPGLLHDGDPAERAFTDRGWQWGGYWRTPDYQHFERP
- a CDS encoding amidohydrolase family protein, translated to MPSRHLPYPVFDADNHFYEPKEALTQFLPEHRKGVIDYIDVRGRTKIMVRNVVSDYIPNPTFEVVARPGAQEEYFRHGSGGKSFREVMGKPMKAIPAFRNPAARLEVLDSLGLDYTLMFPTLASLVEERLKDDPELILDIIHGLNQWMYETWQFNYEDRIFSTPVINLAIVDRALEELDWCLQRGAKTVLVRPAPVPGYRGTRSLGLPEFDPFWDACVKAGIPVSMHASDSGYAEYLNDWEPGDEYKPFKPTAFRMVAMGKRPIEDTMAALVCHGALTRNPNLRVLSVENGASWVPYLFYQFKGVYSKMPQEFPEDPIQAFKRCVYVAPFWEDDFKKISDLCGIDRVMFGSDWPHPEGLSDPINLVDDLEKHGLDDEGIRKVMGGNMIDLFKVPNEIVHKPDVPALVLT